A region of the Epinephelus moara isolate mb chromosome 23, YSFRI_EMoa_1.0, whole genome shotgun sequence genome:
NNNNNNNNNNNNNNNNNNNNNNNNNNNNNNNNNNNNNNNNNNNNNNNNNNNNNNNNNNNNNNNNNNNNNNNNNNNNNNNNNNNNNNNNNNNNNNNNNNNNNNNNNNNNNNNNNNNNNNNNNNNNNNNNNNNNNNNNNNNNNNNNNNNNNNNNNNNNNNNNNNNNNNNNNNNNNNNNNNNNNNNNNNNNNNNNNNNNNNNNNNNNNNNNNNNNNNNNNNNNNNNNNNNNNNNNNNNNNNNNNNNNNNNNNNNNNNNNgtacagtgtgagcacataaaTCGTGAGCTTTGGCCGCACACCGCAGACGATTCACTCGTACAGTGTGAGCTGGTATTaacaacaagattttaaaaatcgtacagtgtatgctgggctttaaacattcaaatgttagaactggcatcaatattattaaattgctggcagagtgtagtgacagaggagaggcgttcaccagacaaacgggagcggaggataggattttactccacttctcctGGTCAGAGatgctgggtgcccagtagctgcgaGGCTGCCCTCACATTTATGGCCAGTGACCGACATGATCCGCCTGCTCTCCAGGCCAGCTTGGGAGagctgtgtggactaacgttaactgattttgatgctcctcaaTCTAAGGCCGTTGCTATGGCGTTCCTGgcaacggagcagcagagcagcagtcatacctcaagaaataaacaccgcagaattttgttgattgaccaatcagaatcaagtatttaagagtgccatgttctaaATGTacataattgaaaataaaatgatcatgTGACAGAAACAATAATCAGAGTCATCACAGCTGatcctccagctgctgtgacatcatctgatGTTGACCAATGAGATGCCATCAGTAACAACttcaaatataattttatttaatttacacacagaaacacatgaacTGTACCTGAGTACAATggatggacctgcacttgtacagATCCTTCCTAGTCATCCAACTACTCAGAGCGCTTTTACTCTACGcgacattcacccattcacacacacacactcacacgctgGTGGCCgcggctaccatacaaggtgtcaCCTGCTCCTCGATTTttaacacactaacacactgaTAGAGTAGACATCAGGAACAATTTGAGGTTCAGTATcgtgctcaaggatacttccacatgcagactggaggagccggggatcgaaccgctgatcttctgattggtgaaCAACCCACTCTGCCACAGCCACCCAGCagtacacatgaacacatgaactgTAGACATTTAATGAATCTTTGACCTGGTTGTCTATATTtactgtgtgttgtcatggtaacagTGAAGCTGTTATCGTACGttgttgtttacattttaaatcaggTGGCGTGTACATGTTGCATTGGTCCTGTGGTCGTCATGGTAACAGTGAAGCAGCCTCACAGGATGAGTGCAGCTCTGTGATCTGATTCACTCTGAGaggagacttttcacatttaatacCACTGCGCCACTTCCTCATGTCACCACCAAAATAAGAGCGCAGCAGCCTCAGCACCAATCAgctgtctctgtttttatttacacccAGATGTGTTTATGATGTCAGAAATCTGAATGTACAAAACACAAACGAGACCATTTCCAGTTCACCTCCTAAAACTGCTGCTCCCTGTTGTTTctatcaacaaacaacaacaacaacaacaacacaaacagggAATAAATGTGACGTTGTTGGGACTATTTTCGGCAGCGCATGAATCCACACTGCagtgagtcaaaataaactacatttacctgtttacctgtttgttgacagtcaccagaagaaaaacaacaaccagcAGACATCATCATGAGTGAAGAGAAACATCGAATAAACATCAACTCAGTCTGTCGTCAAAGTACTGAGACCGAAACATACCAAGGACTGAGACAACACCTGGGACAGGTAACAACAAGGTGAGtcctggacacaaacacagtaacACCTGGGACAGGTAACAACAAGGTGAGacctggacacaaacacagtaacACCTGGGACAGGTAACAACAAGGTGAGtcctggacacaaacacagtaacACCTGGGACAGGTAAACACCACCATACTCTatgacacacactgacaggaaaTCACCTTGTGTCCAGATGTTGAGCGCTGCCCAGCAGCTGAGTCCGGGGCCTCCATCATGGACAATGTGACAGCTGGCAGCCCGCCAGGTGAGACGCACctgaagaactacaactatctGGCCCTGGTCCTCGGCGTGCCCCTGATCCTGGTCATCATCCTGGGCAACGTCCTAGTGTGTCTGAGCGTGCTCACTGAGCACTCCTTAAAAACCGCGACTAACTACTTCATCATCAGCCTGGCGGCCGCTGACCTGCTGCTGGCGCTGCTGGTGCTGCCGCTCTACGTCTACTCTGAGGTCAGTGTGACTCTATACCAGCACTGTGAGGACATGTTAGAATGTGAGGACATGTTAGAATGTAAAGATCTAATCTGAGGCCTGTGAGGACGGTTGTGTTTATGAGGACAGACTGGTGTTTAAACAGCACTGTGAGGACGTGAGttcatctgtgtgtctgtgttgtgtttagtTTCTGGGCGGCATCTGGACGTTAAGCACCGCCCTCTGTGACGCTCTGATGACCATGGATGTGATGCTGTGCACCGCCTCCATCCTCAACCTGTGTGCCATCAGTGTGGACAGGTGAGTCTAAACACAACTGTGTGTCTCACCCATCTGTGTCTAACCTGTCTGTGTCTTGCCTCTCTGggtctcacctgtctgtgtctcacctgtctgcGTCTCACCTgttgtgtctcacctgtctgcatctcacctgtctgtgttgtgtctcacctgttgtgtctcacctgtctgtgttgtgtctcacctgttgtgtctcacctgtctgtgttgTGTCTTACTTGTCTGcgtctcacctgtctgtgtctcacctgtctgtgttgtgtctcacctgtctgtgtctcccctgtctgtgttgtgtcccacctgtctgtgttgtgtctcacctgtctgtgtcttgcctgtctgtgtcttgcctgtctgtgtctcacctgtctgtgttgtgtctcacctgtctgtgtcttgcctgtctgtgtctcacctgcctgtgtctcacctgtctgtgttgtgtctcacctgtctgcgtctcacctgtctgtgttgtgtctcacctgtctgtgtctcacctgtctgcgtctcacctgtgtgtgtctcatctGTCTGCGTCTCACCTgttgtgtctcacctgtgtgtgtctcacctgcctgtgttgtgtctcacctgttgtgtctcacctgtctgtgttgtgtctcacctgttgtgtctcacctgtctgtgtggTGTCTCACCTgttgtgtctcacctgtctgtgtctcacctgtctgtgttgtgtctcacctgtctgtgttgtgtctcacctgtgttgtgtctcacctgtctgtgtctcacctGGTTGTGTCTCACCTGgctgtgtctcacctgtgtgtgtctcacctgtgttgTGTCTCACCTTTTGTGTcttacctgtgtgtgtctcacctgtctgtgtctcacctggttgtgtctcacctgtctgtgtctcacctgtgtgtgtctcacctggtTGTTTCTCACCTGCCTGCATCTCACCTGTCTGCGTCTCACCTGGTTGTTTCTCACCTGCCTGCATCTCACCTGTCTGcgtctcacctgtctgtgtctcacctgtctgtgttgtgtctcacctgtctgtgctgtgtctcacctgtcttgtgtctcacctgtctgtgtctcacctGCCTGTGTCTCACCTGCCTGcatctcacctgtctgtgtctcacctgtctgtgttgtgtctcacctgtctgtgttgtgtctcacctgtcttGTGTCTTACCTCTTGTGTCTCACCTcttgtgtctcacctgtcttgtgtctcacctgtctgtgtctcacctgtgttgCGTCTCACCTGTgttgtgtctcacctgtgtgtgtctcaggtACATCGCTGTAGTTGTTCCTCTGAAGTATAACAGAAACCAGTTCAGCGTCCGTCAGCTGGCGCTCATTGCAGCGACCTGGGTGCTGTCTCTCGGCGTGGCAAGCCCGGTGATCTTCGGTCTGAACCAGGTGGCGGGTCGCAATCCGAGCGTGTGCAAACTGGAGGATGAGCGGTTCGTGGTGTACTCGTCCGTCTGCTCCTTCTTCGTGCCATGTCCCGTCATGCTCCTGTTGTATTATGGGATGTTTCGAGGCCTGCGGCGGTGGAGCAGTCGGAGCCGCTCTCAGGGTGGGCAGGGCAGTCGTCCTGCTCTGTCTGTACGCCTCCACCTGGCTCTACGGCGAGTGAAGGTGACCAGGAGCCAAGAGAAGGTCGTGTATGTCACATCAGTCGGGCTCAGTCCCACCTCTCCGTCCACCGTCTCCATAACAAACCCAGTGTCGGAGGAGCAGCAGGACGGAGCGCCGGCGGCACCGGAGAGCGACCCGATGACAACGCAGATGGACAGCGTGTCGGATGGCGAGCCCACAGAGAGGCGGGAGAATGGcctgacaaagaaaaagagaggaagaagaaacagTAAGAGCAGCAGAGTCAGCGGGAGAGAGCGGAAAGCCATGAAGGTGCTTCCTGTCGTCGTTGGTGAGTATCAACCTTTGTTCAGACGGcgccagtggtgtagtggagggtatatgcagCTATACGTCTCATTGAACGCcatcagacaaaaacacatcactaAATTACATCCGACACATCAAACCAGGAAGGTCTGGCAGGAAGTTGAACACAAAAATCCAGGTCCAAACCTTATGTACGGCgaaggcttttaatttgaaatgagggtttttaatttgaaacagaaagtGGCAGCACTCAGTCACGGATCCTACTGGTCACAGAGCCGACACTGATGTCACAGTCCAGCCCGAAAGTCTTAGCTGTTAAACTGAGACACTTTATCTTTAGCCCCGCCCATTGATCATTAACACAACCCTCCTCTCTTTAGCCCCTCCCCCTGAACATTAACACTCCGCCTACTGACAAATGTCCCTGTGGGACAGGTGCGCAGCTGTCGACCATCGCCAGAGCGTCTCTGCTGATAACGATAGTTTGTAAAACCTTGTGTACACTGAGCACGACACCTGTTCCTTTAAGATTGAATTCTGATTCTCATTTCAATCAGTGTCTTATTTCCACTTCCTCTTTGTGATGGTGGTGCCACCTGTTCTGACCATTGCTTATAACGTTCAGTGTCGTACACGCGGCTGTTCCTCTGTCAAACTGATGAGGTCATTCAACTGTAAGTGGCTTGTTAGCTTGCGTGCTAACACTACCTTGCTATTGCGCTACACGGAGAATACAGGACGGTTGCCATGgccaacaggaaacacaaccaCTCACGTCATTGCTCACTCATTCACTTGTCACGTTCACAGAGCACCGCAGGAATGAGTCAGAATACTGGTGAATGAGttagtatgttagcatgttagcacttccTGTTCCCTGGTGTTTTTGGTtggatgtctgaaataaggtttgtgggtaacacaagctgaagagactttttGTTCTGTGTCAGTAAACATCAGAACGTCATCATGCTGAACACGATGTCACCACCTCGTTGTGGCGGTGACGTTAAGTCACGTGACCgtggtgttgtttgtttaaGGCCTAAGGGTCGGTACATATGCCATGTCTTTAACTGCCTCGAAAACACAAGGTCAGGTCCTGACCGCTACTCGGTGTCAATTTTCAAAAGCGCGGCAGCAGGtagcgtctgaggttgctaagtaACCATAACCAGCACGATGTAGTAACCTAtagctctgacagctctgcacacgCAGACTGATACGTACTGAAgaaggaaagatatctgtctgAGTTTAAAACCAGGAATGGAA
Encoded here:
- the drd4-rs gene encoding dopamine receptor D4 related sequence; this encodes MDNVTAGSPPGETHLKNYNYLALVLGVPLILVIILGNVLVCLSVLTEHSLKTATNYFIISLAAADLLLALLVLPLYVYSEFLGGIWTLSTALCDALMTMDVMLCTASILNLCAISVDRYIAVVVPLKYNRNQFSVRQLALIAATWVLSLGVASPVIFGLNQVAGRNPSVCKLEDERFVVYSSVCSFFVPCPVMLLLYYGMFRGLRRWSSRSRSQGGQGSRPALSVRLHLALRRVKVTRSQEKVVYVTSVGLSPTSPSTVSITNPVSEEQQDGAPAAPESDPMTTQMDSVSDGEPTERRENGLTKKKRGRRNSKSSRVSGRERKAMKVLPVVVGVFLACWTPFFVVHVTKVLCHSCDIGPTLISVVTWLGYVNSAVNPIIYTAFNAEFRTVFHKLLCCRT